Genomic DNA from Candidatus Hinthialibacter antarcticus:
AGATTTCGCTGCATGTGGCATGGGTACAGCTCTGCTCGCTTCAGTGCGGGCTTTCAGGCCCTTATGCACAGGCGCTCCCAGAGTTGCACCCATGCCTGATTTGGTTTGTCAATTTTTGATGCGCCGGAACACGCTTTTGTAATCAAAATCATGACCATCCATCAATGCAAATACTCACTTACCGGATGAATCATAATTATGAATGATCGGGCGCTTGATCCAGAAAGCAAAGGGCGCAGCACGCTGCGCCCCTACGTGTTAAAACCAAACTTTAAATCAGTTCAATTACAAAATCAATTCGTAAGCGTGGGCGTCGTATCCCGCTTTTTGCATTGCCAGCGCGATAGGCTCCGCTTCATCTAAAGTAGGGTGAATACTGAATAGATTTGATCCTGATCCGCTCAGCAATGGTTTGGTAGGAGAGATTTTTTTGAAATCTTTGTATGCTTTTGCGACAACTGGGTATGCGTCGAAAATGACAGGTTCAAATGCGTTGTATAATAATTTAGGAATCGTGTCCCAGTCGCCGTTCACCAGCGCCTGCATGAGCGGCTTGGGCGATTTTTGTTCAATCTTGCCCGACTTGTCCCACAGCCCATAAGCGCCATGCGTGGCAACGCCTTCGGCAGGCGAGCAGATCACAACGCCCATGCGATCAATCCGCTTGGCGGCGACAAGACCCATTACACGCTCGCCAACGCCCGCCACATAACAACACCCTTGTTCTAAAAAGAAAGGCACGTCAGCGCCAATGCCTTCGGCAATTTTAGAAAGTTCCGGCATAGAGAGTGGATATTTGGCTAATTGATTGAGCGCAATCAGTGTCGCTGCGGCATTACTGCTGCCGCCGCCTAAACCGGCGCCATGAGGAACACGTT
This window encodes:
- the ispE gene encoding 4-(cytidine 5'-diphospho)-2-C-methyl-D-erythritol kinase, translating into MDILDRIRLASYAKVNLFLNITGVRDDGYHELDMVNAKISLHDDIICSLTNAPEIELVCSESTVPADETNTAYKAAERFILQTKVTPGARVHIRKRVPHGAGLGGGSSNAAATLIALNQLAKYPLSMPELSKIAEGIGADVPFFLEQGCCYVAGVGERVMGLVAAKRIDRMGVVICSPAEGVATHGAYGLWDKSGKIEQKSPKPLMQALVNGDWDTIPKLLYNAFEPVIFDAYPVVAKAYKDFKKISPTKPLLSGSGSNLFSIHPTLDEAEPIALAMQKAGYDAHAYELIL